ATGGCGTGGGTCGGGTACAGCATCGGCGGGTAGCTGGCGGTGGCCTTCCAGTCGTCGCCGCCGCTGTACTGGTAGGCGGCGGTGAAGCCGTTGTCCATGTCGTGCAGGTAGTCGCCCTCGGAGTAGAAGACCCGTCCGAAGGCCCCGTCGGCGACCTGGCCGCGCGCCCAGACCACGGCGGGGTTGTAGTAGCTGGTCTCGCCCATCATGTAGATCAGGCCGGTCTCCTCGACCTTCCTCACGATCGCCTCGATCTCCTCGACGCTGATCGCCATCGGGACCGCGGAGTAGACGTTCTTGCCCGCGTCGAGCGCCTGCAGCACGATCGGGCCGTGGGTCCAGCGCTGGGTCATGACGGCGACGGAGTCGACGTCGGAGGCCAGCATCTCCTCGATGCTGGCGAAGCTGCCCGCGAGGCCGTGCCGCTCGACGTGCTCAGCCGCACGCTCGGGCACGAGGTCGGTGACGTAGACCTCCTCGACGTCGGGGTGGAGCTGCCACAGGGCGATGAAGCTCCGGGCGAACTGTCCGGTGCCGATGACGCCGATCTTCATGACGCAGACCTCTTTGTCCTGGTGGTCGAGTGGTGGTGCTCGGGGCCGCGGTCGCGGCCGAGCAGGCGCGCTGACTGTACAACGGCCGGCCCGCGCCACGACGGCGCGACCGGGCGGATGGCGTCCCGGCCGGCACCCGATCAGGAACACTGGGCCGGCCGGCTCCGTCGCGCCGGCTGGGCCGAGGAGGGTGCGGACATGGACGCCGACGTGGTCATCGTGGGGGCCGGCCTGGCCGGCCTGGTGGCGGCCCGCGAGCTCGTGGCCGCCGGCCGTCGGGTCGCGATCGTGGACCAGGAGAACGAGGCGAACCTCGGCGGGCAGGCGTTCTGGTCGTTCGGCGGGATCTTCCTGGTGGGCACCCCGCAGCAGCGCCGCCTCGGCGTCCGCGACTCCTTCGACCTGGCCTGGCAGGACTGGCAGGGCAGTGCGGGGTGGGACCGCCTCGACGGGGACCACCCGCAGGACGCGTGGGCGGCGCGGTGGGGCCGGGCCCACGTCGAGTTCGCAGCCGGGGAGGAGCGTGCGTGGTTGGAGTCCCAGGGCGTCCGGTTCACCCCCCTGGTGGGCTGGGCCGAGCGCGGTGACGGCACCGCGGGCGGGCACGGGAACTCGGTGCCGCGCTTCCACGTGCCGTGGGGCTCGGGCACCGGCATCTCCGAGCCGTTCGCCGACCAGGCCCGCGACGCCGCCCGGTCGGGGGCCGTGACGTTCCACCACCGGCACCGGGTGGACGGGCTGGTCGTCGCCGACGGCGCGGTCGTCGGGGTCCGCGGCATGGTGCTGGCCCCCGACCGCTCCGCCCGCGGGGTGACCTCGAACCGGGACGAGGTGGCGGAGTTCGAGCTGACCGGCCAGGCCGTGGTGCTGGCGACCGGGGGGATCGGCGCCGACCATGCGCAGGTCCGCCGGAACTGGCCCGCCCGGTTGGGCACCCCGCCCAGGGAGATGATCAGCGGCGTCCCCGCCCACGTCGACGGCCGGATGCTCGACATCGCCGAAGCGGCCGGCGTCCGGCTGGTGAACAAGGACCGGATGTGGCACTACACCGAGGGCATCCAGAACTGGGACCCCGTCTGGCCCCGGCACGGCATCCGGATCCTGCCGGGCCCGTCCTCGATGTGGTTCGACGCGCTCGGCCGGCGGCTCCCCGCCCCCGGACTGCCCGGGTCGGACACCCTCGGCACCCTCAGGCTGCTGCGCAGCACCCCCGACATCGCCCCGTACGACCACTCCTGGTTCATCCTCACCCAGACGATGATCGAGAAGGAGTTCGCCCTGTCGGGCTCCGAGCAGAACCCCGACATCACCCGCCACGACCTGCGCCTGGTGATCCGCAGCCGGCTGGGCCGCGGCGCCCCGCCCCCCGTCGAGGCGTTCAAGGAGCACGGCGCCGACTTCGTCGTCGCCGACGACCTGGCCGAGCTCGTCGCCGGGATGAACCGGCTCACGGAGAAGCCGCTGCTCGACCCCGCTCACCTCCGCACCCAGATCGAGCAGCGGGACGCCCAGATCGCCAACCCCTGCAGCAAGGACGCGCAGGTCAACGGCATCCGCACCAGCCGACGTTTCCTCGGCGACCGGCTCACCCGGACCGCGAAGCCGCACCGGATCCTCGACCCCGCCCACGGACCGCTGATCGGGGTGAAGCTGCACATCCTCACCCGGAAGACCCTGGGTGGGATCCAGACCGACCTCGACGGCCGCGCCCTCGACGGGGACGGCGCACCGGTCCCCGGCCTGTACGCCGCCGGTGAGGCAGCGGGCTTCGGCGGCGGCGGGGCCCACGGCTACAACGCCCTCGAGGGCACCTTCCTCGGCGGCTGCATCCTCACCGGCCGCACCGCCGGCCGCTCCCTGGCCGCCCAGCTCTGACCGCCGCCGGGCCGGTTCCCCCGGGGAACCGGGAGCCGCTCAGCGGCGCAGGTCAGCGGGTCCGCGGTGCAGCGGCAGGCCGGCGGCGACTTAGGCCTCGACACCACCGATGAGGTCGGTGGCCCTGCGCAGGCCGACGGCCCGCAGGGAGGCCGCCGCCAGGCTCGAGCTGTAGCCCTGCCGGCACACCACGATGATCTCGGTGTCGTAGCCGGCTGCCTCGGGGATGCGCGCGTCGCACGCCGGGTCGAGGCGCCACTCGAGCACGGTCCGGTCGATCACCAGAGCGCCCGGGAGGTCGCCCTGCTCGGCACGCTGCGACTCGGTCCGGGTGTCGACCAGCAGCGACCCCGCGCGCGCGGCCGCCCGCGCCTCCACCGCGGTCAGCCGCCGGACACCACGACGCGACGCCGCCAGCGTCTCCTCGATGCTCACGCCGACAGCATCGCCTCCCGCGGGATCCGCCGGACCACCGGGCACCCCGCAGCGCGGCGAGCACTGGACCGCGCACGCGGGTCTGTCGCACCGTCCCCGGCCCCGTCGTCGGTGAACTAGCATCGGCACCCCCCGTCCCGGACCCCAGGAGCGGCGCCATGTTCCCTCCCGCGCTGGCCCGACGGGGTGCGCGGCTCGCCGACCGGCTGGCCGGCAGCCTGGGACGTGCGCACCGCAGCGGGCCGGACGAAGCCGAGGTCGAGCTCCTCCGCAAGCGCCTGCGACGAGCGCGCACGAGGGTCCGCGCCCGGGACGCCGAGATCGCCCGGCTGACCGAGGAGCTCCGTCGGCGCACCGAGGAGATCGCGGCCATGCGCGCCTCCCTGCGCGACCCGGACCCGGAGGTGGTGCTGCCGCCGGCCGTCGTGGAGACGGTCGACCGGGTGCACCGGGAGCACCTCAGCTACCTCTCCCGGGACAACCTCGCGATGCTCGCGCGCCTCGTGGTCGCCCTCGAGCGCGACGGTCGGCCGGGGCTGGTCGTCGAGGCGGGGACGGCGCGGGGGGGGTCCGCCATCGTGATGGCGGCCGCGAAGGCCCCGGAGCGGCCGATGAAGGTCTACGACGTCTTCGGGATGATCCCGGCGCCGTCGGAGAAGGACGGCGAGGACGTGCACCGCCGCTACCGGCTGATCCGCGACGGCGGGTCCCGGGGTGTCGGCGGCGAGCTGTACTACGGCTACCGCGACGACCTCTACAGCGAGGTCCGGGAGTCCTTCGCCCGCTGCGGCGTGGAGGTCGGCCGCCACCGGGTCGACCTCGTCCGCGGGCTCTTCCAGGACACGATCGACCTGGCCGAGCCGGTGGCGCTCGCCCACCTCGACGGCGACTGGTACGAGTCGACGCTCACCTGTCTCGAGCGGCTGGCCCCCCTGCTCGTCCCGGGCGGCCGCCTGGTCCTCGACGACTACGACGCCTGGTCGGGCTGCAAGCGGGCGGTCGACGAGTACTTCGCGGGCCGACCGGGGTTCCGCCTGGAGCGGCGTGCCAAGCTGCACGCGGTGCGTCTCCCGTGACCGACCACCTGCATCGGGAGCCCGGTCCAAGGCTCCGACCGTGAGCTGGGGAGCACGCCGGGGCGGGTCGGCCCTCGTCCGCGTGCCCGCGGGGGAGGCCGCGACCGGCCGGCCGGCCGGCTGTCGACGGTGCGGGGAGCCGTACGGTGACGACCGACCTCGAGCGGGAGAGCGCCAGCTGCACCGCCCGGCGCGGGACCTTCTCCGTCGTCGAGGTGCCGCCGCTGACCTACCTGGTGGTCGACGGGCGCGGCGACCAGCACGGCGCAGGTCTGCGCCGACGCCGTCGGCGCGCTCTTCCCCCTCGCCTACGTGCCGACCCACCCTGCGCAGCGACCACATCCCGGCCCGGTCGCTGCACAGGGTGGGTCGGCACCACGAGGTCTACCTGAGCGACGCCCGGCGCACCGCACCCGCCCGGTCGCGGACGATCCTGCGCCAGCCGGTCGTGGCCGTCGACGGCTGAGCCCGGGGCTGCCCGGCCGGCTCCGGCGACGCTAGGGTCGCGCCGTGGAAGGCCGGGTCCGAGACGTCACGGTGCACTACGAGGAGCACGGCGCGGGGACGCCGGTGCTCGTCCTGCACGGGGCCGGGGTCGACCACCGCGAGGCCGAGGCGTGCTTCGAGCCGGCCCTGGGTGCTCACGGAGGGCTGCGGCGCCTCTACCCGGACCTGCCCGGCCAGGGGCGGACGCCGGCACCCCCGTCCCTGCGGAGCGCTGACGACGTGCTCGACGTGCTGCTCGCCTTCGGGGACGAGGTCCTGGGCGGCGGGCCGGCCCTGGTCGTCGGGCACTCGGCCGGCGCCCACTACGCCCAGGCCGTCGCCGCCCGCCGGCCCGACCAGGTCGCCGGGCTCGCCCTCGTCTGCCCGCTGCTGCCCGGCGTCCGCGATGTCCCCGCGCACCGGCCGCTGGTCGTCGCCGACCGCCTCGGTGACGAGGACTTCCGCGGCTACTTCGTCCTGCAGACGCCGGCCATGCTGGAGCGCTACCAGCGTCTCGTCGCTCCTGCCGCGCCCCTCGTCGACGCGGCCGCCCTCGAGCGGATGGGGGAGCGCTGGGAGCTGACGGCGCCCGACGGGCCGGCCTTCGGCGGTCCCACGCTGGTGGTGGCGGGACGGCAGGACTCGACCGTCGGCTACGCCGCGGCCGTCGACCTGCTGGCGCAGCACCCCCGGGCGACGCTCGCCGTCCTCGACGGCGCGGGCCACGCGCTGCCCCACGAGCAGCCGGAGCTGCTGGCCGCCCTGCTCGCCGAGTGGCTCCGCCGCACGGACCTGGCCGGCTGAACACGGGCGAGCCCGTGCTGGCCGAGCGGGGGTGCGCTCAGGTGGTGGGCAGGTCGAGACGCACGAGGACGCGTCCGGGCGCCGGGCGGTCGACCTGCTGGAAGCCGAGCTCGGCGAACAGCTGCTCGCGCCCGACGAAGGCGTCCGCCGGCCGGTCCTCCCCGGCCGCCAGCGGCCAGCCCTCGACGGCGACCGCCCCGTGGCTCCGGGCCAGCGCGATGGCGGCCTCGACCAGGGCGTGGTTCACCCCGCGCCGGCGGTGGTCGGCGTGCACGACGAGGCAGGGCAGCAGCCACACCATCCCGTCCTCGGCCCGGGAGCGGTCACGGAGCAGCGGGTGCCGCGCCGGGTCGGCGCCCAGGTAGCGCGACCGCGGCCCCGCCGCACCCCAGCCGACCGGCTCCCCGTCCCGGCTGGCCAGGACGCCCATCGGCAGCTCGCCCCCGGCCAGCGCCTCGAACCGGCGGCGGTTGCCGCCGCCGAACCAGCCGGCCGCGAACCGGGCGCGGCTGGTGCAGAAGGCCGTGCACCAGCAGTGCCGGGTGGTGCGCTCGGACGCGAACAGCCGCTCCAGGACCCCCAGCTCGGGCGGCCCCACGGGCCGGGTCTCGAGCTCGGCGGGCACACCGGCACGCTAGCGCGCGCCGGCCGTCGGTGCCGGGTCAAGGGAGGTGCCAGGCATCAGGAGACGGTGAGGCGCGGCGAGCCGGGCGCCACGCCCTCGGTCTGCACCTGCAGACCCACCCGGACGCTGCCGCCGGCCGGGACCGCGGCCGCCCAGTCCTGGCCGGTGCAGGTGATGACGCCCCCGGCCACGGCGCAGCTCATGCCCCACGCGTTGGTGACCGCCGTCGCGGCCGGGTCCTCGACCCGCAGCGTCCACCCGGACCGGCCGCCGCCGCTCGCCCGGACCTCGACGTCGGCGACGTAGCCGACCGCCCACGACTCCCGCGGCGTCCAGCGAGCACTCAGACCTGCGGGTCCGGCGGGGCCGGCCGGACGCCCGGTCGGGGTCACCGACGGGGCGGGCGCGGGCGTCGGGGTGGGGGAGAGGACGGGCGTCGGGCTCGCGGTCGGCCGGGGCGCCGGGTCGACCGGCCGGCCGGGGCCGAGCAGCGGCGCGAGGGCGGCGAGCTTGTCGGACTGCGGCGTCACCCAGTCGTCGGCGACCAGTCCGCCGGTGTCGCCGGAGTTCGGGTTGAACGACCAGTAGGCGAAGCTGGCGCCGGTCCGGTCCAGGTAGGCGACCAGCGTCGACAGCCAGGCCCGGTCGCTGGCGGTGCGCAGTGTGGTCCCGAACTCGCCGAGCAGCACGGGCGCGATGCCCTGCTCCTGCAGGTAGCCCCAGCGGGCGGACCACAGCGGCTCGAGGTTCGCCGGGTAGGCGGGGTCGGAGAAGTAGGGCTGCGGGTAGATCGAGGCGGGGTAGTCGTGCGGGGAGTAGACGACCCGGCCCGGCACGTCGAGGGTCACCGGGTGGTCGGCCACGTCGGCGAGGCTGCCACCCCACCAGGTGCCCTGCCCGTCGGCCTGCCGCTCGACCCCCTCGACCACCACCAGCAGCCGGGGGTTCACCGCGAGCACCGCGTTGCCCGCCCGGGTCGCCGCGGCCGCCCAGTCGCGGGCCGGGTCGCCGCAGCCCCAGCAGGCGGCGCCGTGCGGCTCGTTGTGCAGGTCCACGCCGACGACGGCCGGGGTGTCGGCGTAGCGCTCCGCGAGCATCGTCCAGTCCTCGATCCAGCGCGACTCGGGGTAGGCGGCGGTGGCCCACAGCTCCGACTGGGCGTCGGATCCGGGTCGGTGCCGGTCGAGCAGCACGCTGAGGCCGTGGGCCTGGGCGCGGGCGACGACGGCGTCCATCAGCTCGAGCGGGGTGAGGCCCTGCAGGTCGGGGTTGGTCGCGGCGTCGACGCCCTCGGTCGCGCCCGCGGCGAGGCACTGGTTGGAGAAGGGCAGCCGGACGGTGTTGAAGCCGAAGGACGCGATGCGGGCGAGACCGTCGTCGAGGCTGATCTGCCACAGCCCGTGCGGAGCGCAGGACGGCGTCTCCATCCCGAACCAGCTGACGGCCCGGATGGTGTGGGGCCGGTCGCGGGCGTCGAGCAGGGTGGAGCCGGACGCGTGCAACCAGCCGACCGGGCCCCCGGCGGCGGCCGCCTCGGTCCGGGCCCCGGGGCCGGCGGCGGAGAGTCGCATGACGCACAGCACAGCACAGACCAGCAGGGCGAGGCCGCGGCCCCGCGTCAGGAGGAGCCGTCGCGTCACCGGCTCAGCCTAGGGTCTGGACCCCTGGCCTGACCGGCGTTCGGGGCCCGGAAAACGCGCGACCCCTCCGTCGGCGACGACGGAGGGGTCGGACGGTGATCAGGGGGTCCGCTACTTGATCTTCGCGGACTCGTCGTGGATCTCGAGCGCCACCTGCCGCAGCTTGTCGGCGTGCTCCTTGCCGTGGTGCGCGCAGAACATGAGGTCGAACCCGCTGGCCAAGGTGACGCGGACGTATGCCTGGGCTCCGCACCGATCGCAACGATCGGCCGCAGTCAACTCGGCACCTTCGATGACTGAAGTGCTCACGGGAGGCCTCGCTTCCTGATGATCAGAGATGATCTTCGTTCGGGGGGAACTTGCCGGTGGTGGTTGGCGCCGGGTGGCCCCGTCCCCCTCCATCTAGTCAACATCCAACGTGGCTCCGATTGTTCCCTTTCCCCATCTCGGCGCCATGACTCTTGTGTAACAACTGCCGCGCCTCGTTGCCGGGACCACGACCACTGCTCCGCGGGCGTTGGGGACACCCTTGGAGCAGTCAGCCTACGTTCCGGGTCCAAGGTGTCGGCAGGGGTACCCTCACGGCGTGTCCCCCGCCCCCGCTGCCACCGAGAACCGTGAGTACGAGGCCCGGCACCTGCTGGTCCTGGAGGGGCTCGAGGCGGTCCGGAAGCGCCCGGCGATGTACATCGGCTCGACCGACACCCGCGGGCTCATGCACTGCCTGTGGGAGATCATCGACAACGCCGTGGACGAGGCGCTGGGCGGTCACGGGCAGGAGATCTCGGTCACCCTGCAGGCCGACGGCGGCATCGCGGTCGTCGACCACGCCCGCGGGATCCCGGTCGACATCGAGCCGCGGACGGGCCTGTCCGGCGTCGAGGTCGTCTTCACCAAGCTGCACGCCGGCGGCAAGTTCGGCGCGGGCTCCTACAACGCGACCGGCGGCCTGCACGGCGTCGGTGCCTCCGTGGTCAACGCCCTGTCCACCCGGCTCGACGTCGAGGTGGACCGGCTGGGCGCGACCTGGACGATGTCCTTCCGCCGGGGCGTGCCCGGCACCTTCGACGGCCCCGGCCCCGACGCGGCCTTCACCCCCGGCGGCGCGCTGCGCAAGGCCGGGCGGGTCGCCAAGGGCCGGACGGGCACCCGCGTCGTCTACTGGCCCGACCGGCAGATCTTCCTCGCCGGTGCCCAGCTGTCCCTGACGGACCTGCACAACCGCGCCCGGCAGACCAGCTTCCTGGTGCCGGGGCTCGCCCTGCACGTCACCGACGCCCGCACCGCGGAGGTCGCCCGGGAGACGTTCCGGCACGAGGGCGGCATCTCGGAGTACTGCGAGTTCCTGGCGCCCGACCGCTCGCTCACCGACGTCATCCGGCTGCAGGGCACCGACCGGTTCACCGAGACCGTGCCCATGCTGGACGACGCCGGGCACATGGAGCCGACGGACGTGGAGCGCGAGCTCGAGGTGGACGTCGCCGTCCGCTGGGGCGAGGGCTACGACACGACGCTGCGCTCCTACGTCAACATCATCGCCACCCCCAAGGGCGGCACCCACGTCGCCGGCTTCGAGCGGGCGCTGACCAAGAGCGTCGGCAGCGCGCTGCAGGGCAAGCGGCTGCTGAAGGCCGGGGAGGAGGTCGTCAAGGACGACGTCCTCGAGGGCCTGACCGCCGTCGTCACGGTCCGGCTGGCGGAGCCGCAGTTCGAGGGGCAGACCAAGGAGGTGCTGGGCACGCCGGCCGTCTCGCGGCTGGTGTCCAAGGTGGTCGACCGCGAGCTGACCGCCTTCCTCGGCTCCACCAAGGCGGCCCCGAAGGCGCAGGCGCGGGCGGTGCTGGAGAAGGTCGTCGGCGCGTCCCGCGCCCGGGTCGCAGCACGGGCCCACCGGGAGGCGACCCGGCGCAAGAACGCGCTGGAGTCGTCGTCGTTGCCCGCGAAGCTGGCGGACTGCCGGAGCAACGACGTCGACCGGTCCGAGCTGTTCATCGTCGAGGGCGACTCGGCGCTGGGCACCGCCAAGCTGGCCCGGAGCTCGGAGTTCCAGGCCCTGCTGCCCATCCGCGGCAAGATCCTCAACGTCCAGAAGGCCTCGGTCGGCGACATGCTGAAGAACGCCGAGTGCGCCTCGATCATCCAGGTGGTGGGGGCGGGCAGCGGCCGCAGCTTCGACATGGAGGCGGCCCGGTACGGCAAGGTCATCTTCATGGCCGACGCCGACTCCGACGGCGCCCACATCCGCTGCCTGCTGGCGACGCTGTTCTTCCGCTACATGCGGCCCCTGGTCGACGCCGGGCGGGTCTACACCGCCGTGCCGCCGCTGCACCGCTTCGAGCTGACCAACCCGCGCAAGGGGATGGACCGCTTCATCTACACCTACTCCGACGCCGAGTACCAGCGCAAGGCCGCCGAGCTGACGAAGAAGGGGCTCAACTTCAAGGAGCCGCAGCGCTACAAGGGCCTCGGCGAGATGGACGCCGACCAGCTGTCCGAGACGACGATGAGCCCCCGGCACCGCACGCTGCGCCGGATGACCGTCGACGACGGGCTGATGGCCGAGACGGTCTTCGAGATGCTGATGGGCAACGACGTCGGCCCGCGCAAGGAGTTCATCATCGACGGCGCCTACTCCCTCGACGCCGCCGCGATCGACGCCTGAGGAGCTCACCCGCTCCTGCGCCCGGGCCGGTGGCCGCCCGCGTCGGTGCCCGCACCCCCGCACCCGCGCCCCCGGGCTGAGGCAGCAGGGCCGGGTCGAGGGGCGCGTCCCGGGTCGAGGTCTGACCCCCACTTCACACCCCGTCGGTGTGCTCCACACCCCGTGCAGCGGCCGCGAGGACCACCGCAGGGGTGTGAAGTGGGGGACCCACGGCGGCCCGGGGGCCCAGGGATCCCACCGACCGGCCGTCGACCGGTGCGCCTCCCGGCGCTCTGGACGGGTGGGCAGGCCTAGCGGGCCGTGCCGGCGCCGGTCCGCGACCGGCGCAGGGTCAGCAGCAGGCTGGCGACGAGGTAGTAGCCGATGTAGGCCAGCGACAGCGCGACGGCGACCGGGCTCGGGTCGGGCATGCCGAGCAGGATGACGGCGTAGAGCACCAGCCACAGGCCGGCGAGGCCGAGGTTCAGGCTGCGCGCCGTCGTCGTCCGCGACGGGTAGATGTAGCGGACCGGGACGAAGACCAGCACCGAGCAGACCACCAGGATGGTCGCGGTGACCGCCGGGGCGAGGTCGAGGACCACGGCGTAGAAGGCGACGACGTTCCAGTAGCTGGGGAAGCCGAGGAAGGTGTGGTCGTCGGTCTTCGCGTCCGTGCGGCAGAACTGCACGCAGGAGGCGAGCAGCGGCACCCCGGCCAGCACCGTGCCCCAGCGGCCGTCGGGGAGGAAGCCGCCGGTCCAGAGCAGCACGACGGGGACGAAGGCGTAGGTCAGGTAGTCGACGATGTCGTCGAGCCGAGCGCCGTCGAAGCCGCGGATGGTCTCCTTGACCCGCAGCCGACGGGCCAGGGTGCCGTCGGTCCCGTCGACCACGAGGGCGGCGAGCAGGATCCACAGCGCCTGCACCGTGCGTCCGTCGACGGCCGCGAGCACGGCGAGCAGGCCCAGGACGGCTCCGCTCGCGGTGTAGAGGTGCAGGGCCCACCCTGCGGCCCGCAGACCTCGGGAGGCTGTCCCGGGGGTCGCGGCGGCGTCGATGGTGGTCACGGAGCTCCTCCTGCGGTGCCGGCCGACGGCAGTCCGGTCCGGCGGAGTCTCCCACAGCCGGCCGGCGGTCCGCGGGAAGGTCGGACCCGCGTCGCGGACCTGGTCACACCCAGGCCCTCGGAGTCGTCGACCGGGTGAGGCGCCGTCGCCTCCGAGCGCGACGGCACGACCGAGAAGAGGACGACCATGACCGGTGGACTGCAGACGATCGTCTACCCCGTGCGCGACCTGGAGGCGGCGAAGCGGGTCTACACCGCGCTCTTCGGCGCTCCGCACACCGACCAGCCCTACTACGTCGGCTACGCCGCCGGCGAGCAGCAGATCGGCCTCGACCCGAACGGCCACCGCAGCGGGCTCACCGGTCCGGTGGGCTACTGGCCCGTCGACGACGTCGAGGCGAGCCGGCAGCAGCTGCTCGGCGTCGGCGCGACGGATGTGCAGACCCCGCACGACGTCGGGGGCGGGCTGCTGCTGGCCGTGCTGGCCGACGCGGACGGCAACCAGGTCGGGCTGATGCAGCGTCCGGCCTGAGGGCCGCCGCCGGTGCGCGCCGGGGCGGCCTCAGAGCTCCGGCTGGGCGCCCCGGTGCTGGACCGCGGCGGCGCCGGCGGCCACCCCGGCGGCGCACGCCCGGCCCAGGTCGTCGTCGGTGAGCAGGGCCGCGGCGGCGGCCCCGACGAAGGCGTCGCCCGCCCCGGTCGTGTCCACCACCTCGACCCGCGCGCTGGCCTGGGCGCCGGATCCGGCGGTGGAGGCGTGCACGGCGCCGTCGCCGCCCAGGGTGATGACCACCGACCGGCAGTGCTGCGCCAGCAGGGCCAGCAGGGCGTCGGTCCCCTCAGGGCCGGCGCCCAGGGCGGTCGCCAGGTCGGCGGCCTCGTGCTCGTTGACCACCAGCGGGTCGCAGAGCGCGAGCAGCTCCGGGGTCGCCGGCCGGTAGGGCGCGAGGTTGTGCACGAAGCGGACGTCGTGCGCGGCGGCCCAGGCGGCGGCCGCCTCGACGCAGGCGACGCTCAGCTCGCCCTGGGTGAGCACCAGCCCGACGTCGTCGGCGCCCGCCAGCCCGGCGGTGACCTGCGCCGGGGTGAGGGCGGCGTTCGCGCCGCCGGTGACGACGATGCAGTTCTCGCCCGCGTCGTCGACGAGCACGGTGGCGCCGCCGGACTCGACGTCGGGCAGCCGGAGCAGCTGGTCCAGCTCGACGCCGCGGCGCCCCAGCTCGTCGACCAGCATGGCGCCGGGGGCGTCGGTGCCCACGGCCCCCACCAGGATGCTGCGGGCGCCGGCCCGGGCGACGGCGCAGGCCTGGTTGGCCCCCTTGCCGCCGGGTGAGGTGCGCGAGCCGTGCGCCAGCACCGTCTCGCCCGGCCCGGGGATCCGGGCGACGTGCAGCGAGGTGTCGGCGTTGACCGAGCCGACGACCACGACGGCGCTCATGCCGGCCGCACCATGTGGAAGCGCTGGTCGGCGCTGACCGCGAAGTAGGTGGTCGGACCACCACCGCGGAGCACGGGCTCGGCCCGGGCGGTGTCGTAGACGCCGTCGACCAGCAGGTCCTCGTCGATGTGCACGGCGACGACCTCGCCGAGGCTCATCCAGGCGTCCAGGTCGA
The window above is part of the Friedmanniella luteola genome. Proteins encoded here:
- a CDS encoding FAD-binding dehydrogenase; amino-acid sequence: MDADVVIVGAGLAGLVAARELVAAGRRVAIVDQENEANLGGQAFWSFGGIFLVGTPQQRRLGVRDSFDLAWQDWQGSAGWDRLDGDHPQDAWAARWGRAHVEFAAGEERAWLESQGVRFTPLVGWAERGDGTAGGHGNSVPRFHVPWGSGTGISEPFADQARDAARSGAVTFHHRHRVDGLVVADGAVVGVRGMVLAPDRSARGVTSNRDEVAEFELTGQAVVLATGGIGADHAQVRRNWPARLGTPPREMISGVPAHVDGRMLDIAEAAGVRLVNKDRMWHYTEGIQNWDPVWPRHGIRILPGPSSMWFDALGRRLPAPGLPGSDTLGTLRLLRSTPDIAPYDHSWFILTQTMIEKEFALSGSEQNPDITRHDLRLVIRSRLGRGAPPPVEAFKEHGADFVVADDLAELVAGMNRLTEKPLLDPAHLRTQIEQRDAQIANPCSKDAQVNGIRTSRRFLGDRLTRTAKPHRILDPAHGPLIGVKLHILTRKTLGGIQTDLDGRALDGDGAPVPGLYAAGEAAGFGGGGAHGYNALEGTFLGGCILTGRTAGRSLAAQL
- a CDS encoding cellulase family glycosylhydrolase, with the protein product MTRRLLLTRGRGLALLVCAVLCVMRLSAAGPGARTEAAAAGGPVGWLHASGSTLLDARDRPHTIRAVSWFGMETPSCAPHGLWQISLDDGLARIASFGFNTVRLPFSNQCLAAGATEGVDAATNPDLQGLTPLELMDAVVARAQAHGLSVLLDRHRPGSDAQSELWATAAYPESRWIEDWTMLAERYADTPAVVGVDLHNEPHGAACWGCGDPARDWAAAATRAGNAVLAVNPRLLVVVEGVERQADGQGTWWGGSLADVADHPVTLDVPGRVVYSPHDYPASIYPQPYFSDPAYPANLEPLWSARWGYLQEQGIAPVLLGEFGTTLRTASDRAWLSTLVAYLDRTGASFAYWSFNPNSGDTGGLVADDWVTPQSDKLAALAPLLGPGRPVDPAPRPTASPTPVLSPTPTPAPAPSVTPTGRPAGPAGPAGLSARWTPRESWAVGYVADVEVRASGGGRSGWTLRVEDPAATAVTNAWGMSCAVAGGVITCTGQDWAAAVPAGGSVRVGLQVQTEGVAPGSPRLTVS
- a CDS encoding DNA gyrase/topoisomerase IV subunit B, with the translated sequence MSPAPAATENREYEARHLLVLEGLEAVRKRPAMYIGSTDTRGLMHCLWEIIDNAVDEALGGHGQEISVTLQADGGIAVVDHARGIPVDIEPRTGLSGVEVVFTKLHAGGKFGAGSYNATGGLHGVGASVVNALSTRLDVEVDRLGATWTMSFRRGVPGTFDGPGPDAAFTPGGALRKAGRVAKGRTGTRVVYWPDRQIFLAGAQLSLTDLHNRARQTSFLVPGLALHVTDARTAEVARETFRHEGGISEYCEFLAPDRSLTDVIRLQGTDRFTETVPMLDDAGHMEPTDVERELEVDVAVRWGEGYDTTLRSYVNIIATPKGGTHVAGFERALTKSVGSALQGKRLLKAGEEVVKDDVLEGLTAVVTVRLAEPQFEGQTKEVLGTPAVSRLVSKVVDRELTAFLGSTKAAPKAQARAVLEKVVGASRARVAARAHREATRRKNALESSSLPAKLADCRSNDVDRSELFIVEGDSALGTAKLARSSEFQALLPIRGKILNVQKASVGDMLKNAECASIIQVVGAGSGRSFDMEAARYGKVIFMADADSDGAHIRCLLATLFFRYMRPLVDAGRVYTAVPPLHRFELTNPRKGMDRFIYTYSDAEYQRKAAELTKKGLNFKEPQRYKGLGEMDADQLSETTMSPRHRTLRRMTVDDGLMAETVFEMLMGNDVGPRKEFIIDGAYSLDAAAIDA
- a CDS encoding alpha/beta fold hydrolase → MEGRVRDVTVHYEEHGAGTPVLVLHGAGVDHREAEACFEPALGAHGGLRRLYPDLPGQGRTPAPPSLRSADDVLDVLLAFGDEVLGGGPALVVGHSAGAHYAQAVAARRPDQVAGLALVCPLLPGVRDVPAHRPLVVADRLGDEDFRGYFVLQTPAMLERYQRLVAPAAPLVDAAALERMGERWELTAPDGPAFGGPTLVVAGRQDSTVGYAAAVDLLAQHPRATLAVLDGAGHALPHEQPELLAALLAEWLRRTDLAG
- a CDS encoding GNAT family N-acetyltransferase, which encodes MPAELETRPVGPPELGVLERLFASERTTRHCWCTAFCTSRARFAAGWFGGGNRRRFEALAGGELPMGVLASRDGEPVGWGAAGPRSRYLGADPARHPLLRDRSRAEDGMVWLLPCLVVHADHRRRGVNHALVEAAIALARSHGAVAVEGWPLAAGEDRPADAFVGREQLFAELGFQQVDRPAPGRVLVRLDLPTT
- a CDS encoding TylF/MycF/NovP-related O-methyltransferase, encoding MFPPALARRGARLADRLAGSLGRAHRSGPDEAEVELLRKRLRRARTRVRARDAEIARLTEELRRRTEEIAAMRASLRDPDPEVVLPPAVVETVDRVHREHLSYLSRDNLAMLARLVVALERDGRPGLVVEAGTARGGSAIVMAAAKAPERPMKVYDVFGMIPAPSEKDGEDVHRRYRLIRDGGSRGVGGELYYGYRDDLYSEVRESFARCGVEVGRHRVDLVRGLFQDTIDLAEPVALAHLDGDWYESTLTCLERLAPLLVPGGRLVLDDYDAWSGCKRAVDEYFAGRPGFRLERRAKLHAVRLP
- a CDS encoding rhodanese-like domain-containing protein; amino-acid sequence: MSIEETLAASRRGVRRLTAVEARAAARAGSLLVDTRTESQRAEQGDLPGALVIDRTVLEWRLDPACDARIPEAAGYDTEIIVVCRQGYSSSLAAASLRAVGLRRATDLIGGVEA
- a CDS encoding DUF7455 domain-containing protein, translating into MSTSVIEGAELTAADRCDRCGAQAYVRVTLASGFDLMFCAHHGKEHADKLRQVALEIHDESAKIK